The nucleotide window GGGACGCGCAGCTTATAAGTTTGATAAAAATTCTATCGATACGTAATTGATTTTTTAGgcaaatattattacaacattgtaataatatgttattatttgggGTTTCAAGGCCCATCCTTGTAATTACcagtaataatgttaatttaaaggtaaaatttttaaatagcaACGGTGAGAGTAAAGTAAAGCTAAAGTTATACCTACATGCCATTATTGAGCAATTGCTATTTAGTAACGGGTGTAAGAAAATATTGACAATATGACCGCGGGTAGAGGTGACCTCATTAGAATAGGTACGCTTATTTagaatatactttaaaaaatatgctaCTCAAAAACGAATGTGtcatgataatataattatgtattaaagcatgtgtaattgtaatttattgtagTCTTGAAAGTAAAACTTCAGCTACACATACTCGGTTCTAGCACGAAAGCATACCACCAATGAGCAGTTGCTACTTAATAGTAGCACGTGTGTCGAAACATTGCTAATAAGGAAAATGCTCGTTTCAAGTTTCTACCTTTAGCACATCAGCATGTGCGTTCCGTTGTTTGCTTTGAATTGAACACGCATAATAAGAATATGTTTTAAAGAGCAGGCAACAGTAACGCAAATGTATCAGTTTGAGAAAATTGTTCACTACCATGACATTTATGAGCATCTTTAACTGTACATAACTGTGCCAAATATTATCCTGTTAATCAAAATGTATGACGCctatttcaaattgaaatagtaagcatgacataatataaaatatcgatTATATCCTATTAAGCCTGCGTCCTTCACTATAGCAGTTTCACGTTGTTGATAGTGTTACcaagtaatatttttctactatAGTCATTTTATATCTTCAATTAAAGTGGGATTGATTtctcataaattataatttgtatttgggAATCTAGAAGCAACTGATCTAAATGTCATTCTGAGGATAAAAAgctattaaaacttatttgtaaAGATTTCTGTAAAGCTTAATTGGTAATGTTATCCTACTGTCAAACTACTAGTCATTTATTTGTAGTGTCAAACTAGGAATACTGGGATTGGTTTGGTTTATTGATCGATTCAATACAAAGTTCACCCCTTCCCCATATCTCCATTCTTCATATTGCTTCCGCAGGGTTGAAGTCAGTCCAGTCTATTTAACCAAAAAgtgtaaattttaatcagtgTACAATGGCTGTGTCTATGCATTGTGTGAGGTGCCGGGAGAAAGTCTCGATATTCTTGGtcatgattttattattcatgAGCCTATACTTCTATCTAAGTGCTCTCCAGCACACCTATTACAACTCGAACATTGCTGGGGAGCGGTGCACCTCGGAGCTGACTTCGATTAAATACCAATTGAACGGTAGAACTACTTTGCATATCCTTTGGCGTCATGGGGGTTGTAAACTGAGAGCTAGGCAAAGAGGTGTGGCTTGCACTGTGCAACCACGATCAATAATGTGTATAACAATAGTACATACatctattacattttttatctatagTGGAGTTACAAGTTGTGGTCTTTCTCCTCCtaagtttaaaacatttcattgtCTAAGAGTCTAAGGTCTGATTTTCGAAAAGACTTATTAGAAATCACATTAtacatgttttaatatttgGTGCTCTGTCATTAATCATAAAGATACAAGAACCCGGAAGCTTGCGTCTTCACTGCTTTATGCAGTGACTtcttttttcacattttataaGACACTCAGAGACTGTACCAGCTCAATTATCTTAAATGAAATtgataaaagtataattttatgaatggaAATAGATTTTTCCGGGCACTTATTGCACAAAGGTAGTTGAGTATTTTATGATTATGAGTTTCcaaataatggaaaataattTCCGGGTAGACTTTAAACAATGGCTTTTTATAGAAGTCTATTTGAAGAAACAAATCGCTTTATAAGATAACATTCTGAATTTGAAATGGACCGAACATGGCTATGTGGCACTCCTAAATAATTACATCTaggtaactaaaataaaaccaattttaatctatcaaaaatataaactaaaattaaaatttaaactaccTAGTTGTATCCTTTGTGACAAAATAAAGATGGCTGCCATGTCTTcccacaaaattaaatttattctagCATCTTCTTCTAGATAATTCTCCCAGCACCATTGTTGCTAAATCAGCtctaactaaacaaaaaaaaaatattgatactaaTTACTAGGTACATTGTTCAGAGGTCTTACATTGTTGTAACTATAAACTcagtattaattttaaaatgattactGATCAATACTCTACTAGGGCTTCTTCTACAATAAGGAAGAGGAGTTTAGGTCTGCTGCTCTAGTGCAGATTGGGGGAGTCAATGGTGTCACATTATTGAAACAGCTAAATTTTCACGTTTGTAGGGTGTGGCATCTTACTTGTATTCTAACTCATTGAACAATATGTGTTTTTGAACAACAACTAATCAAAATATCCCTGGGCATTGTACTTCAGTCTAGGATTGTGGTGCTAAAAGTGTATTTACCATGTTTGTAGCAAATCAAATAAGAGCCTTATTACTTCATCGATTATCTTTCATAATTTCTATGGTGGTTACTATTTTAGCTTGTATGCTGCATTTCATTGCTCTCTTGAGGTTTTTACTTGTCTTTGATGGTTTGTGTTGTTGTTCTTCAGTCAAACAAATTGTCATTTTTAATgatctttaacagtcgttaacagtagtcagaagcttgaaagtctgacaaccgcACTCACTGAGGTGTATCGTGTTATTATCCAGGTagctgggttgtgaaggtccgataggcagtcgctccatgtaaaatactgatattcagctgcatccagtgagactggaagctgactccaacatagtttggaagaaaggctaggttgatagTTCTCTTAAATTGttacagtaaaatataacaCTCTCAAAAATGAAGGACTTAGAATCGCTTTATCATTTGATAACAAAAGGCAATCATTATTGGTATCTGAAGGAATTGTGACCCCTTAAAAGTCAATATATCTTAAAGGCATGCAAAAAAAAGTCCTAAACCCACACTTGGCTACCCTGGTGGCCTCGAGACCCAACCCCTCCTTATTTGGGAGGAGACCACTGCCCAGTAGTGGACAGTCATGTGTTAAGAAACATAGTGGTGATACAAAAGCCCATAACCGAATGTGTCTGAATATGGTGATGGAAATATCATAACTCAATATCGTTAAGTATTTGTTCTTAGGCTGTTTATTTCACGTGACTGGATAGTTCTATATGCATTCACTGCTATTTTATTAGGCATCTTGTATGGATCTATTCTACCTGTTGTGAAATGTAGGCCTTTTTGTCCCTAATCTTATGGCAATCTCAGCCAGGCTGCATTGTACAAAGCTTAATCACTTGCCGATGCCTATCTTGTAAggagtttttaaaattatttaaatgaccACGCCCATTTTGTCGATCACTTTTGGAACCTTACAGTTGGGTAATAGATGTTGTAATTGggtttaatttaatgaaaaaaatgattcaAGCCTGAATTCCAATGAAAATGTCTCAGCAGTGTGTTATTAGGGTATCTACTTAATAtttagttgaatattttatgtaggttTAGTTTCATTACGCACTATTTTGTGCTAATATCACATGAATTtgttaaataatcaaattaaatggaAACATTACGTCGTATTGTCCCAACCCTTATGACGCCAAGTGAATTCTATTTTATGCTCTCATATGGGGTCTTCTATTTATTCCTTTGTTTGCTTTGTTCTAGTCGTTACCGAATACAAGAATCGTATTGATCATCTGCTGTCTCAAACTGTTGTATCCCAGGAGACGGAGAGGCAAAAATTTAAGGACATCATGGATAACTGCGTGGCTTTGAAACAACAAACTGCTATTTGCCAGGTAATTTTCAAGGTAATTATTACTCATTCATATTGCTCAGGTAGATTAAGAGAGGCTAATTTAAATTCTATAATGTTGTTGGTGGTTGTGTTACATAATCTTATAAAAGTTTGCTGTATACCTCTCTGAAATCTGCCGCTTTGGATAAGCTAGTTTAATACAGTGTGAGTGTGGTTGTGTCTTAGCTTAGAAGTGAGCTTTTGTACACTTCAGCTACACACTCTGTTGTTAGCATAAGCGCTTATCATTTCTCATTATGGTGGAGGTACCATTGTGTAttgataaatatacattttagtgAGGAATTTTCAAGTGTTATGTGTAAGATAGAAGAACACGGATCTGTAGTATTCTAAAAACCATGATCTGTCACGGACTGTATGTGTAACACAATGATTGGTTGGCAGGCCCAGTTTGAGGACTTGCAGATTGAATGTAAGAAGGTAAGGGAGGATTATACCCGTCTGCTGAAGCAGCTGCACCGTCTCAAGTCTTTGAAGTAAAAAGCCGACTCCGACTGGATTTACCGAAAACAACTTTGATCAATTCTTACGTAGCAGTTTTGGCTGTCCATACACTgacagaataatataaattatacattaatgGAACTATTTTAATCTTATTCGAAAGAATTATCTTCTGTAACCGTCTCCACCGAAAGTGTTGCTGCTACTTCATTTATTTTGGTTGTAATTATGTTGAAGTTTCATCATTTCGTCAATCAAAACAAATTCATTCCTATACATTAACATTAGGTTAATTTTTTTAGCAGCTTTAAAAGTTGCATTGATACTGTTTTATACCTACCTTTTATGAATCTATGTGATATCGGTGAACATTGTATGTAATTGTTTAGTttacgtttttaataatattaagtaagataCCTCCAGCCAATAGGACCTACTTCGGCCTAGTtcaattttatgttaaagttttatttagcCACTTTTGGTGAGAAGTTTTAGAGCATCTtgctataatatattaatacagTAGATTTAATGTTCTCGGTGTTGTCTGATCTATAATAGATGTCTTCCTGTCAATCTTCCCACATCACACAAGTTGTTACCCATGTTTTGTCTTGTCTCTCAagactacttttattttattgacaacaTTGTCTAGTAAAGTTAAGTGAGATGTAGGAATAGCGGTGTGccattattatgtaggtacagcGGTTAAATGAGAATATACTTCTCAAAGTGAAGATGATAACTTCACattgttgtaatttatattttgctttatttaagttatttttatttaaaatgggGTGTCCCATTGAATTTTTTAGTCTTGACaagtacaataatttgtttattttcccCTTGGTTATTGTTAATTGGGAAACAaacttaaatgtaaaattaatgattaaCATTCAGttagtttatgtattttaataaaattgaattacataaaaaagtgatttaaaatCACTGCAATTTTTGAGACTATTTGGAAGACAATTTACGttagttgtaataaatattgagaAGTGATACGTATTAAAcatgtgacaattattattgtcaATGTGAATTTCACTTGTGAACTGAAaacagaagatacaatatcTTCTAACTTTACTAAGACTTGTTAGTAGTTAACTAGgcttttattatgttatattaattaagaGTATTTTCCCATTATGTaagatttatataatatattttttaaacttttatttaaggACCATGATGGGTTAAGTATACGTAATATTGAGAGTTAGTCACAGTCGTCATTGATAAGTTAGAGAGTGATTTTAAATCGGGGGGTGTgcaatttatacaatatttagaattaTTGGTAAAACTTCTGATTCTATGGCAGAGATTCACTGATTGCCTTAAACATCTTAAGAAATAAGAGACGATTGTTGATGAAATAAGTAAGAATGACGACTAGGGTggtctaaatataattatacagggTGATTTTTAATCAATCTTTGTCTTGAACCGTGCTGTTTGGCAAGAAATCGCAAATGAGATTGTTTTGAAAATCATTTAGAATGAATAAGATCAAGTGGCCAAGGTAATTGAATTTAAACTCAACctgtattgtaatatttatatttagcaattaataaatttgttttatattatgacatgatttaaaatgtgatgtacctattttttaaatatttattagaattatgtGTACTGACTTCTACTAAATGTTATGAATAATTATGGGCGCTACCATAGCCCTTTACTCTATATAATGTAATCTTCTTAATGAATATACTGTTTACAACTtcaatatgtgtttttttttattcatatctatAATTATATTGCCTTTGACATTTTAAAGAGGTGTAGCCTGGAGGTATCATTGTTCCTTGGATGCCAGGATATTTGGTTTCCGCTCAGTGTTTTCTTAATAAACAGTCTTAAATTTCCTAATTTCCTATAATGTAGACCACAATTAGTGAGATAATAGGTTATATGGTCCACCCAGGTGGACCACGACCCAAGACCGGTTATTATCACTGCTGAGGCtcacatactaatattatataggtagctgaagggtttgtttttttttgaacgcgctaatttcaagAACtgctgttccgatttgaaaaaatatttaagtgttagatagtccatttatcgaggaaggctataggctatgagcaattctcaatttttttgaCCACATCCACTATCACAATGtcccatgtttttgtttttgattatttttttaatatgatattacaACTAATATATTCGATTGTCATTActtcatcaatattattaaattatcagataaaatatcaaaatagcgtacaaattgattagttaattttaaaatgtaataatctaaaatatcaaaattctcGTAGTATGGAAAACAGTTTGTCCCATGGTGACCGCAGTGATTTCGAATTCatataatttcacaaaattCTAAGAAcctagatatatattttaatcctaaaacactgattaatgtattaaaattcatgtaatattgagtttattgtaaaacatgctatacttgtttattttatttcaaaactaatattgtcCCATAAAAAGTTCCGAAACAAAATTCAGATTTTGTTACCGATTATCGTATCGATTTTTTTCAAAAggtgttaaattatttagtgtttttaCTCGTGGCGACACTTAAGATGATATTTAACTTCGccatattattgaaattacattttggaGTCAACTACAACCGCGACCAGACACTTCACACAGCACTGCCACAAATTCTTTCCAGGATTTGTTACGTTGTGTCAAGGTAAGTTCGtagtgatttaatattttgttaaaattggtTAACAGTTCGTTTTATGCACtacattttgatgcaaaatACTTGTTTCAAGTGTTAGAATTTAacggaaattttattttttgaatatataAAACCTTCATTTCGTTACTTCTGTGTTTGTTACTTTCGCGTGGTAACGTATAATCGGAACGCGGGGTaacaaaaaaggattttataaaGCCAAGTACCTACACATCTCATAAAAATTTTGttgtaggtttatttttaactccTATAGCATAATATTGCTTTCTCCTTCTAAAGTTACGTTGATAttgcttaatttgaaaattgttacatAGGATCTAATATGAATAGGGCATCATTTTCAAACGAGCACCAAACTTGATAATGCCGATTACATACTactacaataaatgtattgttctaatatgtaatatatatatatctatataaatattacaaaataaaaacggttGCTGGGTAGAATCGGCTGACCGTAGcactaaagtacctactttatttttcgaatggatttttaattgattgttatgtattgttaaaaataaggtGATAAATAAGTAGgcacaagtttttatttgtttcctttAGTTCATTTGATGaaccttttatttttggaatgtttaaaacattcgtaattttttttttaattttgtattgatttttactactttttatttccattttatgaTAATGTCAAGTATGTGTATGCTAAGCCTAACATTTCCAATTTTGTTACCGAAGCTTCTATTTTTGTTACTGTCCCTAAATAAAgctgataattatgttaaatattgttattattttaaatttaaagacaataagtaatggtttaaaattaactttatgacagatattttataataaataagaaatatagcaTTCTTCCTTTTcagtttaatagaaaaacaaaattttgtgagTAGAAAGTGTTAATGGTAACAAAAAAGCAGATGTagtgccaataaaaaatattgtattacattattcacgatttttcttttctcaacatgtcataatgttataatctagatagaaaaatataaaaacataaaacaatttgagtGAGTTTTCATGATTCTACACTGATTTCcaagtaacaaaaaaagaacttttattttacccttaactaatattttacagttattttgtataaaacatctCTAAAACAGAAACTCAATCACAAATTCAGAATTTGAATAGTTTAAGCTAACTATATTTAGCGTAATATGTCCAatatatatgaattttatttttagactatttTTGAGAGTATGgtcaaatattttgagaaatgctcctatacctattatatcatcacgctacgaccagaaagagcagattaccagtaaaaaatgttacaaaatcggggaacattttgacccattctctcttatgtgacgcaagcgaagttgcgcgagtcagctagtctttttataaaacagtttttgaaaaaaatgttccaCGTAGGTACCAATAGGTGTATGGTTCTTTTACGTTGGCTAAAAACTACTATTAGTTTATATAGGTATTTCTGGTGCCTTCAGTTTCCATTATGTCAATACCTATAACCGTGACATATTTTAAGGGATAGTAAAGGACTATGCCAttcgtattataatttaatattatacaaaatcaatACACACACAAAGCTGGAcaaatttgattaaaacaacaacacaaaCGCCCTCTCTTATACGAGTTCGGTACTGATAACAATGAAGTATATTCTGTAGAACCAAATTGAACGACAGCGCTAGGTAGAGACAACATGAAAACTTACAGCACTGTCTGCATAGATGGcgttgatttaaaatatttgtcacaCCGTAGATTGTTGTCATTTTGATTGCAGTCTTCGTCTTTGGTCGCCATTGATTTATATATGATTAAGAGGAACTCAGGTCTAACATGGTCAAGGAATTCgtggcatttaaaaaaaataaaaataaactgattcgattcgaacccaccacacgtggcgctacggtttattgcggcgaggtgaccactttaaccactgcgccaaacctgcagttaaataaataaaaaaaacgaaaataaaaaaaagtataatttgttaaaaacataaacattgtaGGTAATGCAACTTCTCATAGAGTTCAAAATTGGATCTCAATGCGTTCTAGCAAAAGATTatgggtgaaaaaaaaaacacacacagatagataacatttttattttcttgcttttttaaatctgaaatTCAGTAATTTTTGCCAGAAAATGGTCGAAATACCAACACAGTTTTACTACGTTACGGTTAATGGTAATCTAAAAACATAGCATTCGTCAGTTTTTATGAAATGAGGCACAAAAAAGCACTAAGTAGCTATCAAAATACTAGAGAATAAATTAGCAAAATTTGGTTAACCGTAACAAACATATTACGTCGCATAactcataaaaacattgaaaccTTTTTGAAATTTGTGATAAGCAAGCGAATTTAAGCTCTTGAACTCAAGACAGGCCCGTAGGCTTGACTTAAGCCTGCAGCAACTACATAGAGGCTTCTGAAACGACCAAGTGGTCTGAATAAACCTGGCTGTCTAGGCGTGGTAGTAAAACGAGGATAAAACCTTGGGATTAAAAAGATGGACCATGTCTACATTCACCTTTAAAACACTAGCTCATGTACGCTCACgaaagatattaatttaaacggATGGTTATTGGTAACGCCGTGAAGAACAAAAGACTTTAGAATGGCTAACTAGACCAGCGATTTATTgacattgttattgtaatttgtatttattagacACCATTTCATTTTAACACACTATTTGAATTCTGAGACTTTAAttgatatataattattttaattcgtaataattttgattgtaatttGTCTAtgacacttttataatattattcacatACCTTTTCGAGGTTAAATAGATATagcacttttataataatatactaacacCATTATGTACTCTATTTTGTTGTGAATAAATGTCTTTTGACTTTTTTGACTTTTGAGCGAGCAATCAATTTGATAGAAACTATGCAAACAGTGTCgttttgatgtaacgtgttagtCACTACAATCTaacagtggcgaagggtcaataattataaaaggaaAGCCGGGgctataggtaggtaggtaggtatgtcaTTTTATAAGTAGGGTACCTACACCGTAAGTACGCGGTGTATTCGactggaggtaccgcgtcctggccactttatgatGGCGACCGACGAAGGAACACTGTAAGGTTTTTAGTCAGTATGCCCAGGTTCAACAGGAACTCCTAGCCGGCGGATAGTGAGATTGAACAATGGGCAACGGACATGTCCACCTAATACACTGGCAAGGATGAGCAAGTTTTGACAGATAATGGTTACCGCAAGATGCTTTTAGTGCTGTTCAATAATTCTCAATTAAGAgaagtaacattaaaaaaactaccTTGCCGCAGATGAAAATTAGATCTCCATTTTcgaattgaaattaaaaatatttcataactagctgacccgcgcaacttcgcttgcgtcacataagagagaatccatactaatattataaatgcgaaagtaactctgtctgtctgtctgctacttaatcacgcctaaactactgaaccaatttgcatgaaatttggtatggagatattttgatacccgagaaaggacataggctactttttaccccgggaaaatgacgcatttcccgggaaaattcaggtagcgaattaagtcgcgaataatcaatattataatgacattaaattaacaaaattccgttgtcatggcaactgttttaatggcggatatgccttagcgcgactttgttatattaagagatataaataattttgagaatatttttcgtgaaaaagaagcatattttatatcatcacgctacgaccaataggggcagagtaacagtaaaaagtgttacaaaaacgtggaaaagtctgacccattctctcttatgtaacgcaagcgaagttgcgtgggtcagctagtgtgtaataattttacccgtttttgtaacatttctcgttgctgctccgctcctaatggccgtagcgtgatgttatacctatagcctatagccttccttgataaatgggctatctatcactgaaagaagttttcaaatcggacgagtagttcctgagattagcgcgttcaaacaaacatactcttcagctttgtaatattagtatagattttaccaCGAATTACGCTGGCAAGTACTGACAGGATGCAAGtctaatgtttaaataaaaaatataaatattttgcataaataaacaaTCTTCAATGCTTTCTTTCAAAACGGTCATTAAGTTTTTCAATCAAAAGGGGCGTTTGTACATAAAAAAGCGGAACCTCGCAATTTGTAGGGCACGCTATCATTATAAGGTCTACGATGAATGACGGTCCTTGCTTAGATCTGCTAGTTTGTAGTTCGTCACTCTTATTATAAGCGAAGTAAAGTTCAAAGTCAAACGAATGGTTCTTTCGGAAATCGAAGCAACGACGTCGTTCACGCTTTGATGAAAAAATGTTCGTTGAAGGGACTAATTAATAATGTGTGACATATGAAACGCTACCGTCCGTCTCATCGACACATTTCTCCATAAATTATATTGGAGCTGAGACCAGCTTTGTTTGCGCTGCGAGTGTCCTAATGTTTTCACTATAAGGTTCTCAATGCAAAAACAATACAGCAAGGAGTTTTGTGAGCTGGTGATTTAGATGACTTAGGAGTATGACATGAGTTTTTTCAATAACTAAGGCAGACAGCCTGTCGCCTATTAGATCCCGGATGTCTGGACGATGATGACCTCTTTAATGTCTCCAGGGGATAGAATTTTTGCTATCACATAAAAAGTTTATTggtaaaaacagtttttgtagAGAAAGAAGCTTTAGATAATATTCTCACATCCGTGGCGGTCGCCATTGATACCTAGCTTGTAATACGTTTATCTGAATTTAAATTAGCATACCCGAAAATTGTCGTACAAAATCGTCATAATTATAGTtgaacaacttagtagaaagccatATGAAAATTAAGAACAGAAATAACCCGCAGGGTTCTGCatctgacggtggcctgttagATAGGAATAGCTATTTAAGAAAAGACAGTTACgcattcaattaaaaaaataagtattcattattatgtagataaattgtgcatgcAAAGGCTCTCTACTAGGTTATCGATAAATAGAAATGAATTTTCAGGTTCCAAGGGCAATCTGCACGTTTGCTTAGGAGCATACAATTATATAGTGAGCTTTCTTGCTAGGCAGCTGCAAGGCGACTGTCTAGAGTCATGGTAGAGTCACGTAGAGTCATCTCTGCCACCTACTTCCTTCTGTAatactagtaaaatattttaaatacgtcCGCTACCTAATCACGCAATGCTATTATTAAAACGCAAATTGCTTTGCGGTTTTCACAAGTTAACCAAATGACACGGAGGGATGGGACGTGAAACACAATTAATCCATTTGGAATTTATCCGGTGCAGTTACCCTCGGggttcaattaaaatgtaaatgggTGTCGGTGGCGAGGCCGGGGCCGCGGGGCCGCACTCGCCATCACGCGCTGTTATCGTAACACGCCAGCGACGCCGCCGCACCGTCACGTCGTCGCCACGCCGCCGCGTCGACACCCTCACAATACCTACAATACTCGCCTAATTGAAACTTATCAATATGAAATATCATCTCTTTGAATTTACAAACGGGTGACGCTTTCAATTTTCTTATTTGACTTTCAgaactttttctttaaaattgatgttaacattaataaaagaCAAATCATTCTGAGAATAACTCTCAGAATTATTTGTCTTTTCACTCATTGGCTTAGGAACAGTAATGACGGAATTTGCCATTAGAGGACTAGAACTATGAGCTCATCGAGATTATTTTTTCATCTCTTATCAATTTCCCATTAGTATTGTAATACATTTAGCAGTATATTCAGAACAATTCATAGACGTTGACTAGCGGTTAGCTTTGCGGCAGATATTGTTTAAAGTCGATTTCAGCTGGATAACGAGTCGAATATCTCATCAGATGGTTCTTTGCTAtttgatttcatacatttgttgtcactt belongs to Anticarsia gemmatalis isolate Benzon Research Colony breed Stoneville strain chromosome Z, ilAntGemm2 primary, whole genome shotgun sequence and includes:
- the LOC142986517 gene encoding uncharacterized protein LOC142986517 isoform X1 — translated: MAVSMHCVRCREKVSIFLVMILLFMSLYFYLSALQHTYYNSNIAGERCTSELTSIKYQLNVVTEYKNRIDHLLSQTVVSQETERQKFKDIMDNCVALKQQTAICQVIFKAQFEDLQIECKKVREDYTRLLKQLHRLKSLK
- the LOC142986517 gene encoding uncharacterized protein LOC142986517 isoform X2, whose product is MAVSMHCVRCREKVSIFLVMILLFMSLYFYLSALQHTYYNSNIAGERCTSELTSIKYQLNVVTEYKNRIDHLLSQTVVSQETERQKFKDIMDNCVALKQQTAICQAQFEDLQIECKKVREDYTRLLKQLHRLKSLK